In the Festucalex cinctus isolate MCC-2025b chromosome 10, RoL_Fcin_1.0, whole genome shotgun sequence genome, one interval contains:
- the LOC144027149 gene encoding protein FAM163A-like has product MTAGTVVITGGILATVILLCIIAVLCYCRLQYYCCKKNGSDSGSNSLQHFECNTCSVSGLDGTIGTPLSLSPPEPPVSSKSRKATAGRRRYCPTCSPYDSPFFIRTADEMRNGGERITYMPTHYENQALAMPLPAVQGSLLREAPRSRAPEFYTNTRAISTDV; this is encoded by the exons ATGACAGCTGGAACTGTTGTCATAACTGGAGGAATACTGGCCACAGTGATACTTCTGTGTATCATAGCTGTGCTCTGTTACTGTAGACTCCAG TACTACTGCTGTAAGAAGAATGGCTCTGACAGCGGCTCCAACTCACTGCAACACTTTGAATGCAACACCTGCAGCGTCTCCGGCCTGGATGGGACCATCGGCACCCCGCTGTCACTTTCACCCCCCGAACCACCCGTATCCTCCAAATCCAGGAAAGCCACAGCGGGGCGTCGCCGCTACTGCCCCACCTGCTCCCCGTACGACTCCCCCTTCTTCATCCGAACCGCCGATGAGATGCGCAACGGAGGCGAGCGCATCACTTACATGCCCACGCACTACGAGAACCAGGCGCTGGCCATGCCGCTGCCCGCCGTGCAGGGATCCCTGCTGAGGGAGGCCCCACGGAGCAGAGCACCCGAATTCTACACCAACACTCGAGCCATCAGCACAGATGTGTGA